A window of the Pedobacter cryoconitis genome harbors these coding sequences:
- a CDS encoding head GIN domain-containing protein yields MMKSNFLLKPTLLLLITASFSAFTLKAQDTKNIALSNVSGVSVHAGIDLFITQGNTESAKIVANKDFINEVVVENNGGNVKVTWKENHGSNFMKNKSAKVYITYKTLNSIAASSGSSLKTENTLKTGSLDVKISSGASLNASIACKDLQIKASSGASSSFSGTASNLDVKASSGAGVKALDLKTDYANATASSGGDIEINVAKALETTSSSGGSINYKGGASLKNNSSRSGNVNRIN; encoded by the coding sequence ATGATGAAGTCGAATTTTTTACTCAAACCAACACTGCTTTTACTGATCACTGCTTCTTTCAGTGCATTTACTTTAAAAGCTCAGGATACTAAAAACATAGCTTTAAGTAATGTTTCGGGGGTAAGTGTCCATGCAGGAATTGATTTATTTATTACCCAGGGCAATACGGAGTCTGCTAAAATTGTAGCCAATAAAGATTTTATCAACGAAGTCGTTGTAGAAAACAATGGAGGAAATGTAAAAGTGACCTGGAAAGAAAATCATGGTTCAAATTTTATGAAAAATAAAAGCGCCAAGGTGTATATCACTTATAAAACGCTAAATAGTATTGCTGCGAGCAGTGGAAGTTCTTTAAAAACTGAAAACACTTTAAAAACTGGTTCGCTTGATGTTAAGATTTCTTCGGGTGCAAGTCTGAATGCGAGTATTGCTTGTAAAGACCTTCAGATCAAAGCGAGCAGCGGTGCTTCCTCTTCTTTTTCCGGAACAGCTTCCAATCTGGATGTTAAAGCAAGTTCTGGCGCTGGTGTGAAAGCTTTAGACCTAAAAACTGACTACGCAAATGCAACGGCGAGTTCTGGTGGGGATATTGAAATCAATGTGGCAAAAGCACTGGAAACGACTTCAAGCAGTGGTGGTAGTATCAATTATAAAGGAGGGGCAAGTTTAAAAAACAACTCTTCCAGAAGTGGTAATGTGAACAGGATCAATTAA
- a CDS encoding TetR/AcrR family transcriptional regulator, giving the protein MEPEKIKESIIRAAKELFRKYGYHKTSVNEIAKKARIAKATIYKYFESKEQVLDAILMDYLDLNLHEILKNKAQFVDEEEHLKALVMKTCRLTYTVCNEFIGWDFVRENANSQEFLKHLSDQLESLLLSAYLGLDHFKNNPSRREGLAFLLKASKSIVFSFAFTSVSDSDVRKNFVSFQKEMLPFLVKAAL; this is encoded by the coding sequence ATGGAACCAGAAAAAATTAAAGAGAGCATCATTAGAGCTGCCAAAGAACTATTCAGGAAATATGGTTATCATAAGACCAGCGTAAATGAGATTGCAAAAAAGGCAAGAATCGCCAAAGCAACCATTTATAAATATTTCGAAAGCAAGGAACAAGTATTAGATGCTATTCTGATGGATTACCTTGACCTTAATTTACATGAAATATTAAAAAACAAAGCGCAGTTTGTTGATGAAGAAGAACACCTGAAAGCTTTGGTCATGAAAACCTGCCGGCTCACCTATACCGTTTGCAACGAATTTATCGGGTGGGATTTTGTCAGGGAAAATGCCAATTCACAAGAGTTCCTTAAACATCTTTCAGACCAGCTGGAATCCTTACTGCTTTCCGCCTACCTTGGCCTGGATCATTTCAAAAATAACCCATCCAGAAGAGAAGGACTTGCGTTCTTATTGAAAGCAAGTAAAAGCATAGTCTTCTCTTTTGCCTTTACCTCTGTAAGCGACTCAGACGTTCGCAAGAACTTTGTCAGCTTCCAAAAAGAAATGCTGCCCTTTCTGGTTAAAGCCGCACTTTAG
- a CDS encoding phosphoribosyltransferase family protein, translating into MADSQLLILDKKQIQQKINRMAYQILEDNLNEKEIVLAGIWDRGYKLALRLKAVLEEISELTVTMLRIDLEKENSCLKATTDLEPAKVKNKVIILVDDVLNSGKTLAYGFGVFLNTPHKKIRTVVLVDRSHKIYPVATDFVGLQMATVLKEHVDVVLDVAGQEDGVYLS; encoded by the coding sequence ATGGCCGATTCACAATTACTTATTTTAGATAAAAAACAGATTCAGCAGAAAATTAACCGTATGGCTTATCAGATCCTGGAGGACAATTTAAATGAGAAGGAAATTGTACTTGCAGGCATATGGGACAGAGGCTATAAACTTGCCCTCAGACTGAAAGCTGTTTTGGAGGAAATCTCTGAGCTGACGGTGACTATGCTTAGAATTGATCTGGAAAAAGAGAACAGCTGCCTTAAAGCAACAACTGATCTGGAACCAGCTAAAGTGAAAAATAAAGTGATTATCCTGGTTGATGATGTATTAAATAGCGGAAAAACCCTGGCTTACGGTTTTGGCGTATTTCTGAATACCCCGCATAAAAAGATCCGTACCGTGGTACTGGTAGACAGGAGTCATAAAATATACCCGGTAGCGACCGATTTCGTAGGTTTGCAGATGGCTACAGTATTAAAAGAGCATGTAGATGTAGTCCTTGATGTAGCAGGGCAGGAGGATGGTGTTTATTTAAGCTAG
- the rlmD gene encoding 23S rRNA (uracil(1939)-C(5))-methyltransferase RlmD, which yields MSRNRKAGTVTILPNLSIIDIAEEGKGVAKADELVVFVDKAVPGDIVDVKIVKKKKNFAEAVIETLHTASDLRTDPFCEHFGTCGGCKWQHMQYDAQLHFKQKNVEAALQRLAKVDTSSMEPILGSAENKYYRNKLEYTFSNKRWLNAQDMTDRDDLEMNALGFHVPLRFDKILDIQHCYLQAEPSNTLRNEVRAYALKNHLSFYDLRNHEGSLRNLIIRTSSTGEVMVVVVFAYAEPEQVNGLMEHLKVNFPEITSLLYILNQKKNDTIFDQDVITYAGRDYIFEEMNGLKFKIGAKSFYQTNSLQAHELYKITKEFAGFKGDELVYDLYTGAGTIANFIAGSVKQVIGVEYVPTAIEDAKFNSELNGIENTVFYAGDMKDILTTDFIAAHGKPDVVITDPPRAGMHTDVVERLLEMEAEKIVYVSCNAATQARDLALLKEKYEVSRIKPVDMFPHTQHVENVVLLNLIK from the coding sequence ATGAGTAGAAATAGAAAAGCTGGAACGGTTACCATCCTGCCCAATTTAAGTATAATTGATATTGCTGAAGAAGGCAAAGGAGTAGCCAAAGCAGATGAATTAGTTGTGTTTGTAGATAAAGCCGTACCAGGTGATATCGTTGATGTCAAAATCGTAAAAAAGAAAAAGAATTTTGCAGAAGCAGTAATTGAAACACTGCATACCGCTTCAGACCTGCGGACAGATCCATTCTGCGAGCATTTTGGTACTTGTGGAGGCTGTAAATGGCAACACATGCAATATGATGCACAACTGCACTTCAAACAAAAGAACGTTGAAGCAGCACTACAGCGTCTTGCAAAAGTAGATACTTCCTCAATGGAACCAATTTTAGGTTCTGCTGAAAATAAATATTACCGTAATAAACTTGAATATACTTTCTCTAACAAACGCTGGTTAAACGCGCAGGATATGACAGACCGTGACGATCTGGAAATGAATGCACTTGGTTTCCACGTTCCGTTACGTTTTGATAAAATTCTTGATATTCAACACTGCTACCTGCAAGCAGAACCATCAAATACCTTAAGAAATGAAGTAAGGGCCTATGCCCTTAAAAATCACTTAAGCTTTTATGACCTCCGTAACCACGAAGGAAGCCTGAGAAACCTGATCATCCGTACCTCTTCTACAGGAGAAGTTATGGTTGTAGTTGTTTTTGCTTATGCAGAACCAGAACAAGTGAACGGATTAATGGAGCACCTGAAAGTTAATTTCCCTGAAATAACTTCCCTGCTTTACATTCTTAATCAGAAAAAGAACGATACTATATTTGATCAGGATGTGATCACCTATGCAGGAAGAGACTACATCTTCGAAGAAATGAACGGGCTTAAATTTAAGATCGGAGCGAAATCATTTTACCAGACCAACTCACTGCAAGCACACGAACTCTATAAAATCACTAAAGAATTTGCAGGCTTTAAAGGTGATGAATTAGTTTATGACCTTTACACAGGTGCAGGAACAATCGCCAACTTTATTGCAGGTAGTGTAAAACAGGTTATCGGTGTAGAATATGTACCAACAGCTATAGAAGATGCCAAATTCAACTCAGAATTGAATGGTATTGAAAACACTGTTTTCTATGCAGGTGACATGAAAGATATTCTGACTACAGACTTTATTGCAGCACACGGTAAACCGGATGTAGTGATTACTGATCCGCCGCGCGCAGGAATGCATACCGATGTCGTAGAAAGATTATTAGAAATGGAAGCAGAGAAAATCGTTTATGTAAGCTGTAACGCAGCCACACAAGCAAGAGATCTGGCTTTACTGAAAGAGAAATATGAAGTAAGCCGTATTAAACCGGTTGACATGTTCCCGCATACACAACACGTGGAGAACGTAGTTTTATTAAATCTGATCAAATAA
- a CDS encoding phenylalanyl-tRNA synthetase subunit alpha, with the protein MSKEVLEITILVEEKFDVSFNLDGGLLGIILKIFGIGG; encoded by the coding sequence ATGAGCAAAGAGGTTTTAGAAATTACCATTCTGGTAGAAGAGAAATTCGATGTCAGCTTTAACCTTGACGGAGGTCTTTTAGGAATTATCCTGAAGATTTTCGGAATTGGGGGCTGA